The genomic stretch GTTGATGGCATTCGACGAAATCGAAACCACCTTTGCAAAAACCGACAACCTTGCGATTGTCGTTGCGCCTGAAGATGGCAATGTCTTCACCCCAGAAACCCTCACCTTAATTCAAAACCTCACGGTCGATGCGTGGCAAATCCCATACTCAAGCCGTGTGGATTCCCTTGCCAATTATCAGCACACCGAAGCCATTGAAGACGACCTCTTGGTGGAAGACCTGCTGTATGAAGAATACGAGCACACGCCAGAGCGCATCGCCAAAGTAAAAAAGATCGCCCTAAACGAACCTCTGCTTAAGAACGCGTTGGTGTCGTCTTCTGGCGATGTGACGATTGTGAACGTGACCGTGCAATTGCCAGAAGTGGATAAAACCGCGGAAGTGCAAGAAGTGATCGCAGCAATCAACACCATGATCGCCAAGTATCAAGCCGATTACCCGAATGTCGAATTCCATAAAGCGGGCATCATTGCCATGAACAACGCCTTTATGATGTCGGCTCAAGAAGACAGCTCAACGTTGGTGCCATTAATGCTATTGGTGGTGTTGGTGTTCCTAACCTTTATGCTGCGCTCGTTCTTTAGTGTGGTCGCCACGTTGGTTGTAATTATCTCTTCGATTGTTGCCACCATGGGATTGTCTGGTTGGGCAGGGATGTTCCTCAGTACTCCAACGGTTAACGTTCCAACCTTAGTGCTAACGCTGGCTGTTGCCGATTGTGTTCACGTGATTGTGACCATGAGACAAGCGATGCAACGTGGCATGGAGAAAGCACAAGCCATTCAATACAGCATCAAGTTGAACGCGATGCCAATTTTGATTACCTCGGTGACTACTGCGATTGGCTTCTTAATGATGAACATGTCGGACTCTCCGGTATTACGAGACTTCGGTAACTTGTCAGCATTGGGTGTGATCATCGCGTGTATCCTCTCTGTGACTATGCTTCCTGCGCTGTTAAAACTGCTGCCAGTTAAGCGCTTGCCTGCGAGTTCTTCGGCGGCAGGTAAAGTGACCTTTATGGATAAACTGGGTGACTTTGTGGTAACCAACCGTAAAGCACTGTTGCCTGTTTCTACTCTTGTGATTGTCGGCGCTGCCGCGTTAATTCCACTCAACAAAGTGAACGATGAATCGGTGAAGTATTTCGATACTTCGAGTGAATTCAGACAAGCGGCGGACTTCATGGAAGAGACCGTAAGCGGCATGACGACACTGAGCATTGCAGTGAAAACCAACGAGTCTCAAGCAATCGCTGATCCTGTGTTCTTGCAAGCGATTGGCGACTTTACTGAATGGCTACGCGTTCAACCAGAAACTGACCATGTGGCAACGCTTTCAGATGTTTACATGCGTTTGAATAAGAACATGCACGGCGATGATGACAGCTACTACCAATTGCCGCTTAACCGTGAACTTGCCGCGCAATATCTGCTGCTTTATGAGATGTCTCTGCCGTACGGCTTGGATTTGAACAACCAGATCAACGTCGATAAGTCATCGATCAAAATGGTACTTACTGTCGACAACCTTGGCAGCGTTGAGCTAGTGGAACTCGAAGAGCGCATTTACTCATGGTTTGCAGCCAATGCACCTCAGTATGAAGTAGTCGCGTCGAGCCCATCACTCATGTTTGCTCACATTGGCGAAACCAACATGGCAAGCATGCTCTCGACTCTGCCTATCACCTTAGTGCTTATCTCTGGCTTGATGATCTTTGCGTTGCGTTCAGTTCGCTTAGGCATGATCAGCCTAGTGCCAAACATTGCGCCTGCAATTATTGGCTTTGGTTTATGGGCGCTTATCTCCGGTGAAATCAACCTTGGTTTGTCAGTGGTGGTTACGCTCACTCTGGGTATCGTGGTTGATGATGCGGTGCACTTCTTAAGCAAATACCAGCGCGCACGATTAGAAGGTAAATCAGCGGAAGAAGCGGTTCGATATGCCTTCCACACCGTTGGCCGCGCATTGTGGATCACCACAGTCGTGCTTGTGGCTGGCTTTTCTGTACTGGCGATGTCGAGCTTCAGACTCAATTCAGACATGGGTTTACTCAGCGCGATAGTGATTTTCATTGCGCTGGTGGTCGACTTCATCTTGTTACCGAGCTTACTGATGATCTTCGACAAACAGACTCACTACGAACCAAAGTCATCCGCTAAAGCTCAATCCAACCCGTCTAACCCAGCAGCCGAACTGTCTACTTCGACTAAATAAGGAATCGTCAGCCTGCTGCGGTGGGCTGACTCAAGGAGAAATTTATGAAAAGCGTTAAACAATCATTCGTTACTACATTATTCACACTGAGCACACTCGCGGCTTTCCCTGTGTTAGCCGATCCAGCGAAAGGCTTAGAAATTGCAGAACAACGTAAAGCCGTTGATGTCGGGTGGGGCGATTCTGTCGCGACCATGGAAATGCTACTTCGCAACAAACAGGGCGAAAGCAGTACGCGACTAATGCGATTGAAATCATTAGAAGTCGATGACGATGGCGACAAAGGTTTAACCATTTTTGATGAGCCGCGTGACGTAAAAGGCACGGCTTTCTTAAACCATTCACACATCACTAAATCGGATGACCAATGGTTGTATCTGCCTGCATTGAAGCGTGTAAAGCGCATCTCTTCACGTAACAAATCGGGCCCGTTTATGGGCAGTGAATTTGCTTATGAAGACTTAAGCTCGTTCGAGCTAGAAAAGTACACCTTCAACTACATTGAAGACGCGAAACTGGAAGGCGTAGACACCTTTGTTTTAGAGCAAGTGCCGACCGACAAAAACTCTGGTTACACCATGCAAAAAGTATGGCTAGACCAACAATACTACCGCCCAATTCAGGTTGAGTTTTACGATCGCAAAGGCGCACTGTTGAAGACTCTATCGTTCCAAGATTACAAACAATATCTGAACCAATACTGGCGCGCTCACACCATGGCGATGCAAAACCATCAAACAGGCAAGAGCACCGTATTAACCACAACAGATTTGGCGTTCCAGACCGGTCTTAAAGACAAGGACTTCCAAAAAAACACGCTTAAACGTGCTAAGTAAGGCAAGAATATGAAAAGGATTGTGGCAACAGGAACCCAGTTATCCTTAACCTTGGCAGCGACAGTCGGGCTTATGCAGGTCTCGCTGCCATGTGTGGCGGCCGGCTTTAGTCCGGATCTCTCAGGGCAGGTTAACATTGAACATAGGCAGTTCTTTAGTGACGGTTTACAAGGGCAGGATAAAGGACAAAGCTCACTGGTGTTACAGCCAGAGTTTTACTGGGAACAAGAAGAGGGCAATGGCAGCTTTACCTTCACCCCGTTTTATCGCCTAGACAGCGAGGATGATGAGCGAACTCATGGAGACATTCGAGAAGCCTTATACCTAACCTATTGGGATGATTACGAACTGCGAGCCGGTGTTGGCAAAGTGTTTTGGGGCGTGACTGAATCGGCGCATCTGGTCGATGTGGTAAACCAAACCGATGCCATTGAATCGGTCGATGGTGAATCCAAGTTGGGTCAGCCTATGGTTCATTTCACCTCGATAAAAGACTGGGGAACCATAGACGCCATGTTACTGCCGTATTTTCGTGAACGTACCTTTGCGGGCGAAGACGGACGATTAAGGCCAACGGTACCCGTTTCGGATGATGCGCTTTACGAATCTTCGCGAGAAGAAAAGCATGTGGATGTAGCGCTACGCTATAGCCAAATGTACGGCGATTGGGATGTCGGTTTAAGCTATTTAGGCGGCACAAACCGCGACCCTTATTACCGTGTGCAAGGCAACCAGCTCAAGCCATACTATGCACAAATGCAGCATTTCGGATTGGATGTGCAGGGCATTATTGGCGACTGGTTATGGAAGCTGGAAAGCATTTATCGCGATAGCTACGACAACCATACAGGCGTAGCAACAGGCTTTGAATACACCTGGGTTGGGGCGCTTGAATCGTACTGGGACATTGGCTTCATCGCTGAATACTTGTATGACAGCCGGGGTAATAACGCCCAAACCATCGGCCAAAACGATGTGTTCCTTGGGGCACGTTTCGCCTTGAACGATGAAGACGGCACCGAAGTTCTTACAGGCATCACCCAAGACTTGGACAACAGCGATGTCTACAGTGCAAAGCTCGAAGCATCGAGTCGCATCAATAACAACCTCAAGTGGCGACTCAACGCTTGGTTGTTTGAGAACGAAACTCCAGAAGACTTGTTGTTCTTTGCTCGCAAGGATGATTTTGTTGAGGTGGCGTTGGAATATTATTTCTAATGTTGGTTTGGTGGGGCGTTCTTGTTAAAGAGGGCGTCTCAGATTTAAGACGCGCTATGTTTATAATGTTCAACGTCATCTTTTTATAAAATAGAGCAAATAATCGAATAGTCCTAAAGGTAAGATGGTTATATTTTTCGAGTATCTATAACCTCCGAATATGCATGTAAATCGTGCTGGTGGTATCGGCCCTAAGGGATTTATGAATTTATTTGATTGGGATAAAAACTTTGAGACAGGCATTGGTGTTGTTGATGAACAGCATCAATACCTTGTTGGTTTTATCAACCATTACGGAAACCTGTTGTCGGAGAATACGATCTCTATAGACGACATTAACATCGCTTTACTCGATCTCACGCGCTATGCAGAATTCCACTTTAAAGAAGAAGAATCTTTGATGAGAGAGCGTGGCGTTTATGACTTACACATAGAAGAACACGTCAAAGTGCATCGTGTGTTTATGCAAGACATCTACAGCATGCAAGCCTTCATCTTGGAAGAAGATCAGGCGTCAGCACGTCAGCTACTGGACTTCCTCATCCATTGGCTTGCTTACCACATCCTTGGAATCGACCAAAATATGGCGCGACAAATGGTCGCCATAGAAGAGGGCGCAACACCTCAACGAGCCTTTGAGGCAGAAGAAAAGCGGCAAGACTCTTCGACTGTCCCTTTACTGGCCGCGCTTAAAGGCTTATTCGAACAAGTCTCTGAACGAAACAAACAGTTGTTACGCTTCAATCAGGAACTCGAAGACAAAGTCGAAGAACGTACCGCAGAATTGAAACGAGCGAATAAGAAGCTCGAAGAACTCTCGTTAACCGATTCACTTACGGATTTGCCTAACCGTCGTTGCGCTTTTAAACAGTTAGCTTTGCATTGGCAAGAATCGAAAGAATTTGGCATGCCTTTAGTGTGCATTATGATTGATGCCGACAACTTCAAGCGCATTAATGACACAAGTGGTCATGATGCAGGCGACTTGGTGCTACAAACGCTCTCGCGTGAACTGAAAAACACGTTCCGTAACGATGATATTGTGTGTCGATTAGGGGGCGATGAGTTCTTGGTGATTTGCCCGGATACCGATCTTAATGGGGGCATGCACATCGCAGAAACGACGCGACAGAAAGTGTCTGAATTAGAGGTCGAAACCGGCAACCAAGCTTGGATTGGTAGCATCAGTGTCGGTGTGGCGGAAATGACCCAAGAATTCGAAACCATGAATGAATTGATTAAAGCGGCTGACGAGTCCGTTTATCTAGCGAAAGATGCGGGTAAGAACAGCGTTTGTTCTATTCAGATCTAGCCTTCAGGTCATTTCCAAATTAAGAAGTGGAACCTGTAATTGTTCCACTTCTTCCTACTCCTCATTAATATCCTGTTAAATTTGCCGTGTTTTTAGTCAATAACTTGTTCTTTTAGCGATTCAATTTGGCATTAGAAGCGTGTTTGATTACTATGTGTAGCTATCTAAAAAAACTAATCATCCGATACGGACACTACCAACTGGTAGATGAGGAAATGATGCAACATCTAGAAGAGATCATTGCTAATGCAACGACTGCTATTGATACAGCAGATTCGTTAGTCGCACTTGATGAAGTGCGAGTTCAGTATTTAGGTAAGAAGGGTGAACTAACTCTTCAACTACAAAGCCTAGGTAAACTTCCACCTGAAGAGCGTCGCACTGCTGGTCAAGAGATCAACAAAGCGAAAGGTGCTGTTCAACAAGCGATCGCAGCTCGCAAAGACGCACTACAACGTGCAGAGCTTGAAGCGAAACTAGCTGAAGAAACTATCGATGTGAGCCTACCAGGTCGTCGCATTGAGAACGGTGGTCTTCACCCAGTTACACGCACAGTTGAGCGTATCGAACAGTTCTTTGGTGAGCTTGGCTTTAGCACTGAGTCTGGCCCTGAGATCGAAGATGCATTCCACAACTTTGATGCACTAAACATCGCAGACGATCACCCAGCTCGTACTGATCACGATACTTTCTTCTTCAACCCTGATCTAATGCTACGTACGCACACTTCTGGTGTTCAAATCCGTACGATGGAAAACGGCAAACCGCCATTCCGCTTCATTGCTCCGGGTCGTGTTTACCGTAACGACTACGATCAAACTCACACGCCAATGTTCCACCAAGTGGAAGGTATGTTAGTTGATGAGAACGTAAACTTCGCACAACTTAAAGGCATTCTTAACGATTTCCTTTGTAACTTCTTTGAAGAAGAAGTTGAAGTGCGTTTCCGTCCTTCATTCTTCCCGTTCACAGAGCCTTCAGCTGAAGTTGACGTGAAACGTAAAGATGGCAAATGGCTAGAAGTTCTAGGCTGTGGCATGGTTCATCCTAACGTACTTCGCTCTGTTGGCATCGACCCTGAGAAATACTCTGGTTTTGCATTCGGTATGGGTGTAGAGCGTCTAACGATGCTTCGTTACGGCGTAAATGACCTTCGTGCGTTCTTCGAGAACGACCTTCGTTTCCTTAAACAATTCAAGTAATCCGGAGCAGTCAAAACTATGAAATTCAGTGAATCTTGGCTACGCGAGTGGGTTAAACCTGCAATTAACAGCGAAGAGCTAGCTCACCAAATCACTATGGCTGGTTTGGAAGTTGACGATGTAGAACCTGTTGCTGGTGAATTCACCGGCGTTAAAGTAGGTAAAGTGGTTGAGTGCGGTCAGCACCCAGACGCAGACAAACTACAAGTTACAAAAATTGATATCGGCGAAGAAGAGCTGTTAGACATCGTATGCGGTGCATCTAACTGTCGTCTTGGCCTAACTGTAGCAGTAGCAACAGTTGGCGCAGTACTTCCTGGTGACTTCAAAATCAAGAAAGCAAAACTACGTGGCGTTCCATCGCACGGCATGCTTTGTTCTTTCTCTGAGCTAGGTATCGACGTAGAGTCTGACGGCATCCTTGAGCTGCCTGAAGGCACAACGCTAGGTATGGACGTTCGTGAGCTTCTTGAGCTTAACGACGTAACTATCGACGTAGACCTAACAGCAAACCGCGCAGACTGCTTCAGCATCCGTGGCCTTGCTCGTGAAGTTGGCGTACTAAACCGCGCAGACGTTACAGAGCCAACAGTTGAAGCTGTTGCAACAAGCATTGAAGACACAGTATCTGTTGAAATCAAAGCAACTGATGCTTGTCCACGTTACCTTGGCCGTGTGGTTAAGAACGTAAACGTGAAAGCGGAATCTCCAATCTGGATGCAAGAAAAACTGCGTCGTTGTGGTATCCGTTCAATCGACCCAGTTGTAGACATCACAAACTACGTGATGCTAGAGCAAGGCCAACCAATGCACGCATTTGATCTTGCTAAGATCGAAGGCGGTATCGTGGTTCGTCTAGCAGAGCAGGGCGAAAAGCTAACACTTCTAGATGGCAACGAAGCTGAACTAAACAGCAACACACTTGTTATCGCTGACCACAACAAAGCACTAGCAATCGCTGGTATCTTTGGCGGTCAAGATTCAGGTGTTACGACCGAAACAACAGACGTACTTCTTGAAGCGGCATTCTTCGCACCGGATCACATCCGTGGTCGCGCACGTGCTTACGGCCTTCATACTGATTCTTCTCTACGTTTCGAACGTGGTGTTGATTCAACACTTCAAGCAGCAGCAATGGAGCGTGCAACACAGCTTCTAGTTGAAATCTGTGGTGGTGAAGTTGCGCCAGTAAACGGCAGCGAATCTGAAGCTGATCTTCCTAAAGCAAACGTAGTTGCTCTACGTCGCGCTAAGCTAGACAGCCTGCTAGGTCACGAAATCCCATCTACAGACGTAGTGGAAATTCTTACTCGCCTAGGTTGTACTGTTTCTGTTGTAGAAGATACGGAAACGACAGAAGCTGGTTGGACGGCAACGTCTCCATCTTGGCGTTTTGATATCGCAATCGAGCAAGACCTAATTGAAGAAGTAGGTCGTATCTACGGTTACGATAACATTCCAAACCAAGCGCCTAAAGCGGCACTTAAAATGAATGACCACAAAGAAGCTGACCAACCGCTTAAGCGCGTTCGTGACCTTCTTGTAGACCGTGGCTACCACGAAGCAATCACATACAGCTTCGTAGAACCAGAACAGCAAAAACTTGTTGTACCTGGTGTTGAGCCACTAATCCTGCCATTCCCAATCTCTGCGGACATGTCAGCAATGCGTCTTGGCCTAATTCAAGGTCTTCTAAACACAGTTGTTCACAACCAGAAGCGTCAACAGTCTCGCGTTCGTCTATTCGAATCAGGCCTACGTTTCATCCCTGAAGCAACAGCTGAAAACGGCATGCGCCAAGAAATGATGCTTGCGGGCGTTATCTCTGGTACTCGTGGCGAAGAGCACTGGGATATTGCAACTAACACTGTAGATTTCTTCGATCTTAAAGGTGACCTAGAAGCAGTTCTTGAGCTTTCAGCAAACGAAATCGCATACAGCTTCAAAGCAGCTAAGCACCCAGCACTTCACCCAGGTCAAACTGCGGCTATCGTAGTAGACGGCAAAGAAGTGGGTATCATTGGTACTGTTCACCCAGAACTAGAGCGTAAGTTTGGTCTTAACGGCCGTACTATCGTATTCGAAATCGAATGGGCAGCTATCAACACTCGCGTGCTTCCAGAAGCAGTAGCTGTATCTAAGTTCCCTGCAAACCGTCGTGATATCGCAGTAGTTGTTGACGAAGCAGTTGCTTCTGGCGACATCGTAGAAGCGTGTATCGCTGCTGGTGGCGAATTCCTAACAGGCGCTAAGCTGTTCGACGTATACGTTGGTCAAGGCGTTGAAGAAGGTAAGAAGAGCCTAGCAATCGCACTTAGCCTACAGTCTGTAGAGCGCACACTTGAAGATGCAGACATCGCTGGTTCAGTAGATGCTATCGTAGCTTCAATCTCAGAGAAATTCGGCGCAGCACTTCGCGACTAATCTCTTCTGATAGATAGAAAACCAAAGGCCTCGCAATGCGAGGCCTTTTTTAAATCTAGTTCATATTTATCTGTCTTTGCACATCTCAATGATTTCATCAATAATCGTGACCATATCTTCACAAACTTCATCTGCTTGTATCGAATGTATATATTCTTCTTTATCAAACTTCACTTTAAAATACTTATTAATGCCATCTAATACTGGTTTTACGTCTTTACTGAATAACCCTTCAGTGTTGCTAGCTCTATCGGAGTTCTTATACGTCGGTGGTACAACAAGTCCATGTTCATCTGTAAGGTAATCTTTAACAGCATTTACATCTTTAGAGATATTAGAATTTCTACAATTATTTGTGATATAACGGCTAATAGCTTCAGGAATGATCAAGTAATTCTCAATTTCTCGTCTCCTTAAAGTTCTGTATTTCATTATTGCATGTTTAGCTGAATCATCTTTTTGAACATCGCACCCGTTATTGTGAAGATGACAGTTGGTCGTGGAATAGTTTTCATCATCTAAGTCTCTTAAGCTATATGCTAAGATATGATTTCCTGTCTCTTGCGCTATTTTTTGGTTTAGCTCAATAATTAGGGTTTTACGTTCTTTGTGCTTCTTATTAGTAACCCATTCAACGATGTTATTTGGCCATACTTTCCCCAGTCTTTGGCAAAGGGTTCGAAGAACACGGCCGTCACTCGAGTTTTCGATTAATAATACATTTTTGTGTTCTATGATCGAGTCTAATAGGGGGAAATACTTGCTTCCCAGTCCTTCTAGAACAAGGACTTTTTCTTCATTATTTTTTAGATAGTTAGCTTTATAGTTTTCAACATGTAAAACTTTTGGGTAGTTAATTAGCTTAATTAACTCAGAGCTGTGGCTAACTAGTAATATCTGCTTGTTATATTCATTACATACTTTTTCTAGTTTTTCTATCAAAAGAGATTGAAGTGATGAATGTAGATGTGCATCCGGTTCGTCAAGCAACAATACGTTATTGTTTCGGTCTAGAGCGAGAGCAAATACGCTTAACCATTGTAAAAAGCCACTGCCTTCAACCATTAGATCTCTTTTACTAGTGTTATTTCTTTCCTTTACTCTTGTTTCTGGATTTTTAACCAAGTCAAGTACATCGACATTAATAAAATTATGAAACTTACTATCAAATTGATGTACATATAGATTTACATGAAATACTTCGGCTAGAATTTCTTTTAGTTGTCGCCATTCCGTTTTTATTTTACTTAGGCATAGTTGGTCTGACTGTGTTAATCTCAGTTTATTAGGGAACAGCTCATCTCTCTTTGTTTGAATGGTAATTTCATGTGCTTCATGTAGATCTAAAAGTAGATTTCGTATTACCGAGCCTGCCTGTCCTTTCCCTATTAGTTTTCGTCGATCAGCGACAGATAACCAATTTTCATTTTCATTCATTCCTCCAAAAGGTGGAAGGTAGGCAATTGTTGGGATGTTATCTTCCTCAGTAAGATTGGAGTCGGATTTCTTAATGGCAAAATTATTTCCGTTAAGTGTAAATGCGAGCTCCAGAAATAGGTTTCTATTGTCATACCCCTTCCAACCTACTTTTATCTTAAGTGAATATGAACCATTGGTTTTTTGATCTTTCCAAAGATATTTTAAAGACGGTATGCTGATGGGAGAGAACGTTTCTGGGGGGATGCCAAGTCCTTTTTTGTCGGTGTCATAGTTTGCAAGTAAAGATTCTTGACCTCTATAGTTGATCAAAAGAATTTTTGCATACTCCCAGACTGCTAGAGCATGCAGGAGACTAGTTTTTCCTGAATTATTGACTCCTGAAATGAGAGTCAACCCGCTGTCGTTAAGGTCAACATTGATCTCATCAAATTTCTTAAAATTATTTAACGCTAACAGATTCACACTCTACTTCCTTGAATTCACACTTCGTTTAACAGAGAACTAACTCTTATAATAAGAAAGCTAAACTATCAGTATATTGTATGATTTTCATGTATTTATACTCTGATTGTGAATTGAATCGTGATTGGGATGATTCGAAAAATGTTTTTGGTTTGGATTGAACGGAAGAACTGTTGACCCGTCTACAACTTCACACTTTATAGTGTCTATATTGATTGAGAGTGGCGCTTTCTGTGTTCCCTCCAAAGTAAGTAGAGATACACTATGAAACGTTTAATTCTAAACATCACACTCTTGGTATTCATGACACTTGGTAGCATGAGTGCCATGGCTCATGATTCAACGGTTAAGTACGGTATTGCGATATCTCACGATGGTGAGCAAATTGCTTATGGCAAAAGTGGGAGCGGGGAGACGGCGCTGATCTTCATTCATGGTTGGAGCTTAGACAGTAGGCTGTGGCAAAACCAAGTGAGTGAGTTTTCAAAGCAGTACCAAGTGATCACCATGGACTTAGCAGGGCACGGTAACTCATCGTTCAACCGAGAAGAGTACACCATGGTCTCGTTCGCTGAAGATATCAAAGCCGTAATTGAGAAAGAACAACTCGAATCCGTCATCTTAGTAGGGCATTCAATGGCGGGTGGTGTTATTGCTGAAGCCGCTAAACTGATGCCGAAAAGAGTGAAGGGCATTATTGGTGTCGATACATCGCAAAATGTCACACTAGCTGTTTCTCAAAGCGACCTAGATGCGATGACCATACCATTTGAAGCAGACTTCCAAGCGGGCATTACTATGTTCGTGAAAGACTCGCTACCAAAAGACGTAGACACGGATTTACTTTACTGGGTAACGCAAGACATGGCGTCAGCACCGCCAGCTATCGCGATAAACCAGTTCCGCCATTATCTAGGCCAATACGTGACAGGCGAAGCCCACCGCGTGTATGAGAACGTGAACGTACCAGTAATATTGGTCAACGCTCGCCTATGGCCAACAGATTCAGAAGCGAACAAGAAACACATCAAGGATTACAGCATTTACTACATTGAAGACTCAGGCCACTTCCCAATGCTAGAGCAACCGCAGCAGTTCAACACAACGTTGATGAAAGCGGTGAAGTCAGTGAAGTAGGGTGGTTGCACGTGAGAATAGGCTGATAATCCCCTCCTAACCTCCCCTTGATTTACATCTCCAATATCTTGTTGGTAATTGGAAAGGGGAGGAACTGAATACCGATCGCTACATGTGCTGCTATATGTTCAGCGGCAAAGAATGTTCTCCCCCTCGGACGTATATCTAATGAGATCGGTGAACTCCATTTGAGGGGGAGCTAGAGGGGGAGGTTTGGGTTTAATTGAACCGTTCCACGGAGTTTCATTAACTG from Vibrio pomeroyi encodes the following:
- a CDS encoding alpha/beta fold hydrolase, with product MKRLILNITLLVFMTLGSMSAMAHDSTVKYGIAISHDGEQIAYGKSGSGETALIFIHGWSLDSRLWQNQVSEFSKQYQVITMDLAGHGNSSFNREEYTMVSFAEDIKAVIEKEQLESVILVGHSMAGGVIAEAAKLMPKRVKGIIGVDTSQNVTLAVSQSDLDAMTIPFEADFQAGITMFVKDSLPKDVDTDLLYWVTQDMASAPPAIAINQFRHYLGQYVTGEAHRVYENVNVPVILVNARLWPTDSEANKKHIKDYSIYYIEDSGHFPMLEQPQQFNTTLMKAVKSVK